In Gemmatimonadaceae bacterium, the genomic window AACGTGTGCTCCCGCTTCCGCGGCTACGAAGAAGGCGACCGGTTCTGCCTCGCGTGCGGAAACGAAGGACTGGACTCGGCCTGCGCCTGCGGCCGCACCTTCGAGTACGCGCTGGTGGAGCCCGAGGGCGAACTCCACTGTCCGCGGTGCGGGCAGTCGCTGCGCGGCCGCTCGTCCGAGTTCGTGTGACCGTGGCCAGGGCCACGCGTCGCGCACCGGCCGGGGCGGCGGCGGGCGCCACGGGCGCCGAGCAACTGGGCGCCCACGTATCGATTGCCGGCGGCACGGCGGAGGCCCCGCCGCGCGCCGCCGCGATCGGCGCCACGGCCATGCAGATGTTCACGAAGATGGCCAACCGGTGGGCCGAACGCGCCGTGGCCGCCGCCGAGGCCAGCGCGTTCCGCAGCGGGCTGGCCGCCACCGCCGTCCGGACGACCGTCGTCCACGACTCGTACCTGATCAACCTGGCCAGCCCCGATCCGGTGCTGCGCCGGCGGTCGATCGAGTCGTTCGTGGCCGAGCTGGAGCGGTGCGCCGCGCTTGGTATTACATATCTCGTATCACATCCCGGCAACTTCATGGACGAGCGGGCCAGCGGCATCCGCCGCAACGCCGACGCGATCGCCGAAGCGCTGGAGCGCGTTCCGGGCAAGACCGTGCTCTGCCTGGAGACCACCGCCGGCGCGGGCACCGTGATCGGCAGCACGTTCGAAGAACTGGCGCTGCTGCTCGAACTCGTGCCCGCCGCGCAACGCAAACGCCTGGGGGTGTGCGTCGACACCTGCCACATCTACTCGGCGGGCTACGATCTGGTGCGCGACTTCGACGGCGTGTGGGCCCGCTTCGACGACGTGCTCGGCCGGCGCCGGCTGCGCGTCCTGCATCTTAATGATTCCAAAATGCCGTTCGAATCGCGACGCGACCGCCACGAACTGATCGGCGAGGGCACGCTCGGCCCGGGCCCCTTTCGCCGTATCATGACCGACCCCCGGTTCCAGGCCGTGGCCAAGGTGCTCGAGACCCCCAAACTCGAGGACGCCACCAAGACCGACCGGCGGATGCTCGCCCGGCTGCGGCGCTACGCCGCCGGTCGTTGATCCGGCCGCCGATGTCGAAGCGATCTGGCGGATTTGGGGTACTGTCCCTATCCTCACGTGGATCATGATCGCCCCATCGCGCTCGTCCCGACCGCTCAACACCCGGCTCATGCGCCGGGTCGCGCTCTTCGCGCTCTTCGCGCTGGAGCTCGTGGTCGCGTTCGCGCCGCTGATGGAGCCTGATCACGAAGCGACCAAGTCGCACGTCGAGGAGACGGGAACCCAGCACCAATTTCTGGTGCACGACGACGCGAATTGCGCCGTCTGCGCGCTGCGGTCGATCACCGCGCTCCCCTCGGGCCGCGCCGTCGTCCTTCCCAACGCCCACACGCAGCTAGTC contains:
- a CDS encoding deoxyribonuclease IV, which codes for MTVARATRRAPAGAAAGATGAEQLGAHVSIAGGTAEAPPRAAAIGATAMQMFTKMANRWAERAVAAAEASAFRSGLAATAVRTTVVHDSYLINLASPDPVLRRRSIESFVAELERCAALGITYLVSHPGNFMDERASGIRRNADAIAEALERVPGKTVLCLETTAGAGTVIGSTFEELALLLELVPAAQRKRLGVCVDTCHIYSAGYDLVRDFDGVWARFDDVLGRRRLRVLHLNDSKMPFESRRDRHELIGEGTLGPGPFRRIMTDPRFQAVAKVLETPKLEDATKTDRRMLARLRRYAAGR